A stretch of the Sulfurimonas sp. HSL3-1 genome encodes the following:
- a CDS encoding succinate dehydrogenase/fumarate reductase iron-sulfur subunit produces MKIAVKRGDETVTYDVDFDGTLLELLTHIKTHVDPTLTFASGCRSSVCGSCAVRVNGTEALACSHKPADGDLIEPLRNAEVLRDLVVNMDRPLAFNAGAQAWIDPVSGAIRMGHAEEKANELQSDCILCGSCYSACPVYAVKPDFEGPFALTRSWRYVSDARTADVRGKLEAVQQNGIWDCTLCNECVPVCPQGIAPKQDINMLRSKSGMEGFMDPNMMGGFGGLDFGAPSF; encoded by the coding sequence ATGAAAATAGCGGTAAAAAGAGGTGACGAAACCGTCACCTATGACGTCGATTTCGATGGAACGCTGCTGGAGCTTCTCACCCATATCAAGACGCACGTCGACCCGACCCTGACCTTTGCCTCGGGCTGCCGCTCCAGCGTCTGCGGCAGCTGCGCCGTGCGGGTCAACGGCACCGAAGCCCTCGCCTGCAGCCACAAGCCTGCCGACGGCGATCTCATCGAACCGCTGCGCAATGCCGAGGTGCTCCGTGACCTCGTTGTCAATATGGACCGTCCTCTGGCGTTCAATGCCGGGGCGCAGGCCTGGATCGACCCGGTCAGCGGCGCGATCCGCATGGGGCACGCGGAGGAGAAGGCGAATGAGCTGCAAAGCGACTGTATCCTCTGCGGCTCCTGCTACAGCGCCTGCCCCGTCTACGCCGTCAAGCCGGATTTCGAGGGGCCGTTTGCCCTGACGCGCAGCTGGCGCTATGTCAGCGACGCCCGGACGGCGGATGTGCGCGGCAAGCTCGAGGCCGTCCAGCAAAACGGCATCTGGGACTGTACGCTCTGCAACGAGTGCGTCCCCGTCTGCCCCCAGGGGATCGCCCCCAAGCAGGACATCAACATGCTGCGCTCCAAAAGCGGCATGGAGGGGTTCATGGACCCGAACATGATGGGCGGTTTCGGGGGCCTGGACTTCGGAGCGCCGAGTTTTTAA
- a CDS encoding SIMPL domain-containing protein, whose amino-acid sequence MQKSTAAILGLFIFLGLGLFGYLLSTAALTVKGMERVVTVKGLAEREVTADKAIWPIKFEEAGNDLGTLYTTVERKSAAVTAFLKAHGFSEGEITVSPPSIVDRQAQNYGNSANIAFRYTAATVVTVYTERIDAVRQSMKEIVNLGKDGIALSGQNYEHRTQFLYTGLNSLKPSMIEEATKNARVVAEKFAKDSASRLGKIKTARQGQFSITDRDSSTPYIKKVRVVSTVSYYLSD is encoded by the coding sequence ATGCAAAAATCGACCGCCGCCATCCTCGGCCTCTTTATCTTTCTCGGGCTCGGGCTTTTCGGCTACCTGCTCTCCACCGCCGCACTGACCGTCAAGGGGATGGAGCGGGTCGTCACCGTCAAAGGGCTGGCCGAACGGGAGGTCACCGCAGACAAGGCGATCTGGCCCATCAAGTTCGAGGAGGCGGGCAACGACCTCGGGACACTCTATACGACCGTCGAGCGCAAAAGCGCTGCCGTCACCGCCTTTTTGAAGGCGCACGGCTTCAGCGAGGGTGAGATCACCGTCTCGCCGCCCTCCATCGTCGACCGTCAAGCCCAAAACTACGGCAATTCGGCCAATATCGCTTTTCGTTACACGGCCGCAACGGTCGTCACCGTCTATACCGAGCGGATCGACGCCGTCCGACAGAGCATGAAAGAGATCGTCAACCTGGGCAAAGACGGCATCGCGCTCTCCGGCCAGAACTACGAGCACCGTACCCAGTTCCTCTATACCGGACTCAACAGCCTCAAGCCCTCCATGATCGAAGAGGCGACGAAGAATGCCCGCGTCGTGGCCGAGAAGTTCGCCAAGGACTCCGCCAGCCGCCTGGGCAAGATCAAAACCGCCCGGCAAGGACAGTTCTCCATCACGGACCGCGACAGCTCCACGCCCTATATCAAAAAGGTCCGTGTCGTCTCGACGGTCAGCTATTACCTTTCGGATTGA
- a CDS encoding DedA family protein, translating into MPDIYGPLGLFLSAFLAATLFPFSSEAAFAAALSAGMEVPTALTAASAGNILAILVNYLLGFWLYEKSHTKLEASKTGRKALAVGHRYGYAALLLSWLPIIGDPLTLVAGLVRLNIVWFTLIAGTLRVARYWLIAQAF; encoded by the coding sequence ATGCCTGACATTTACGGCCCTTTGGGGTTGTTCCTTTCCGCTTTTCTCGCCGCAACGCTATTCCCTTTCAGTTCCGAAGCTGCCTTCGCTGCCGCCCTGTCGGCCGGGATGGAGGTTCCGACGGCGCTGACGGCGGCCTCCGCGGGGAACATCCTTGCGATCCTGGTCAACTATCTGCTCGGCTTCTGGCTCTACGAAAAGAGCCATACGAAACTGGAAGCGAGCAAAACGGGGCGCAAGGCGCTCGCGGTGGGGCACCGCTACGGCTATGCGGCCCTGCTGCTGAGCTGGCTGCCGATCATCGGGGACCCGCTGACCCTCGTCGCGGGGCTGGTGCGGCTGAACATCGTCTGGTTTACCCTTATTGCCGGGACGCTGCGGGTCGCGCGCTATTGGCTCATCGCGCAGGCGTTCTAG
- a CDS encoding thioredoxin family protein, producing the protein MLELTDTTYSQFVADMDQPLFIDFYSPTCGPCQQVLAQLPALEKHFEGKAVIAKVDVTRNPKLAAKYEIRSVPFCVSIGAKDKMVKDYELGAAAPARYIRMIEKAQGKGLLARLFGK; encoded by the coding sequence ATGCTTGAACTGACCGATACCACCTACTCGCAATTCGTCGCGGACATGGACCAACCGCTGTTTATCGACTTCTACTCCCCGACCTGCGGCCCCTGCCAGCAGGTACTGGCACAACTGCCCGCCCTGGAGAAGCATTTTGAGGGCAAAGCGGTGATCGCCAAAGTCGATGTCACCCGCAACCCGAAACTCGCCGCCAAATACGAGATCCGCAGCGTCCCGTTCTGCGTCAGCATCGGGGCGAAAGACAAGATGGTAAAGGATTATGAACTGGGTGCCGCCGCGCCGGCGCGCTATATCCGCATGATCGAGAAAGCGCAGGGGAAAGGGCTCCTGGCCCGGCTGTTCGGAAAGTAG
- a CDS encoding FAD-dependent oxidoreductase, whose product MVDVLVVGGGGAGMAAALSAKEAGATVAVLGKSYPTRSQTCMAQGGINAALGHTGEDSVEAHIADTLKSAQGLADEAAVAALCSEGIEALHWLDAIGVPFSRNDDAQIAQRRLGGASAPRACYAQDYSGLKILHTLFDQCNRAGIPFYNERFLLDIIVEGNRACGVKVLDVRSGEVEVYMAGAVILATGGYSKLYGRHSTNAAGSSGDGHAAALRAGARLSDMEFVQFHPTGLAGSSILISESARGAGGYLLNGKGERFIDECLPRDRVARAIHDQIMAGERVTLDIRHLGEAFIDGELPQERKLAQRYEGVDPVTEPIPIKPVAHYTMGGIEVSADSQTAVAGLFAAGECANHRVHGANRLGGNSLLELIVFGRQAGANAAAAAQSGNRDAPAAAVEAPELEACFNEAPEVDFYTRRDSLATLFYEQVGLVRNAEGLQGALDAVKTMQAELPKMGVADRSGAYNTNRTDFLEFVNLLTVAEAVAEGALRREESRGAHFRGDFPEADAALAVHSLSCIKEEGLCFDFQ is encoded by the coding sequence ATGGTTGATGTATTAGTAGTCGGCGGCGGCGGTGCGGGCATGGCGGCAGCACTCTCCGCCAAAGAGGCGGGGGCAACGGTGGCGGTGCTCGGCAAGAGTTACCCCACGCGGTCGCAGACCTGTATGGCGCAGGGGGGCATCAACGCGGCGCTGGGCCACACGGGCGAAGACAGCGTCGAGGCGCACATCGCCGACACGCTCAAGTCCGCCCAGGGACTGGCCGACGAGGCGGCCGTCGCGGCGCTCTGCAGCGAGGGGATCGAGGCGCTGCACTGGCTGGATGCGATCGGGGTGCCCTTCAGCCGTAACGACGATGCGCAGATCGCCCAGCGGCGTCTGGGCGGCGCCTCCGCTCCGCGGGCCTGTTATGCCCAGGACTACAGCGGACTGAAGATCCTGCATACGCTTTTTGACCAGTGCAACCGCGCGGGTATCCCCTTCTACAACGAACGCTTTCTGCTCGACATCATCGTGGAAGGCAATAGGGCCTGCGGCGTGAAGGTGCTCGATGTCCGCAGCGGCGAGGTCGAGGTGTACATGGCCGGGGCAGTGATCCTCGCGACCGGCGGCTACAGTAAGCTCTACGGCCGCCACTCGACCAATGCCGCCGGCAGCAGCGGCGACGGCCATGCGGCGGCGCTGCGGGCCGGCGCGCGGCTTAGCGACATGGAGTTCGTGCAGTTCCACCCGACGGGCCTGGCGGGCTCCTCCATCCTCATTTCCGAAAGTGCGCGCGGCGCGGGCGGTTACCTGCTCAACGGCAAAGGGGAGCGCTTTATTGACGAGTGCCTTCCCCGCGACCGTGTGGCGCGGGCCATCCACGACCAGATCATGGCGGGCGAGAGGGTCACCCTCGACATCCGCCACCTCGGGGAAGCGTTTATCGACGGTGAACTTCCCCAGGAGCGCAAGCTCGCGCAGCGCTACGAAGGGGTCGACCCGGTCACCGAACCCATTCCGATCAAGCCGGTCGCCCACTACACGATGGGGGGCATCGAGGTCAGTGCGGATTCGCAGACTGCTGTTGCGGGACTCTTCGCCGCGGGCGAATGCGCCAACCACCGTGTTCATGGCGCGAACCGTCTCGGCGGCAACTCCCTGCTGGAGCTGATCGTTTTCGGCCGTCAGGCGGGGGCGAATGCAGCCGCCGCAGCGCAGAGCGGCAACAGGGATGCACCGGCGGCTGCGGTGGAGGCCCCGGAGCTGGAAGCGTGCTTCAATGAGGCCCCGGAGGTCGATTTTTATACCCGCCGCGACAGCCTGGCGACGCTCTTTTACGAGCAGGTCGGCCTGGTGCGCAATGCCGAAGGTCTGCAGGGGGCCCTGGATGCGGTCAAGACGATGCAGGCGGAACTGCCGAAGATGGGCGTTGCGGACCGCAGCGGGGCCTACAACACCAACCGGACGGATTTCCTGGAGTTCGTCAACCTGCTGACCGTGGCCGAAGCGGTGGCAGAGGGAGCGCTGCGCCGGGAAGAGAGCCGGGGGGCACACTTCCGCGGCGATTTCCCGGAAGCGGATGCCGCCCTGGCCGTGCATTCGCTCAGCTGCATCAAAGAGGAGGGACTATGTTTCGATTTCCAATGA
- a CDS encoding DUF3108 domain-containing protein has translation MKSLLLLFVFLSALMGSEAETTRYKVMLSLFGKVGEAKITIAERGDEYRMIVEDYATGLAAEISGHERDRFVSRGRIVDGLYVSDTFELYQTNDKTTESNVYVFDHEAETVTRFQDKNETVTETTFDAMSMRLVEKQTQKIKRKTEVLDFYSPYDALSVVLNIPSLLKDRTRVEIKPVGLAKKERKMYIGRPEASALSELQETFHTPTIRRIVQLDSFELEDEDEYGVLIGYNAQGGIDEVVTKETYFLIGFGRIEKIGASRRSVAEIFDE, from the coding sequence ATGAAAAGTCTGCTGTTGCTGTTTGTTTTTTTATCGGCGTTGATGGGTTCGGAGGCGGAGACGACCCGCTACAAGGTGATGCTTTCGCTCTTCGGGAAGGTCGGGGAGGCGAAGATCACCATCGCCGAGCGCGGGGATGAGTACCGTATGATCGTCGAGGATTACGCTACGGGGCTGGCCGCGGAAATCTCCGGGCATGAGCGGGACCGTTTTGTCAGCCGGGGGCGCATTGTAGACGGCCTGTACGTTTCCGATACCTTCGAGCTCTACCAGACGAACGACAAAACGACCGAATCCAACGTATATGTTTTCGACCACGAGGCCGAAACCGTGACGCGTTTCCAGGACAAGAACGAGACGGTGACGGAGACGACCTTCGACGCGATGAGCATGCGCCTGGTGGAGAAGCAGACCCAGAAAATCAAGCGCAAGACAGAGGTCCTCGATTTCTACAGCCCCTATGATGCCCTCTCCGTCGTGCTGAACATTCCCTCCTTGCTCAAAGATCGGACGCGGGTGGAGATCAAACCCGTCGGTCTGGCCAAGAAGGAACGCAAAATGTATATCGGCAGACCGGAAGCGTCCGCCCTGAGTGAACTGCAGGAGACCTTCCATACGCCGACGATCCGGCGGATCGTGCAGCTCGATTCTTTCGAGCTTGAAGACGAGGACGAATACGGCGTTTTGATCGGATACAACGCGCAGGGCGGCATCGATGAGGTGGTCACCAAGGAGACCTACTTCCTTATCGGGTTCGGCCGGATCGAAAAGATCGGCGCGTCCCGCCGCAGCGTTGCGGAAATCTTTGACGAATAG
- a CDS encoding D-2-hydroxyacid dehydrogenase yields the protein MKIVLLDTLTFGETDLGGFNAFGEVEAFETTAPEETAERIANADVIVTNKVVITEEMMAAVPTLKLICVAATGTNNVDIPAAEARGIAVKNVAGYSTDSVIQHTFSMLFYLLGHSRYYDSYVKNGDWARSEVFTHVGRPFHEIKGKTWGIIGLGEIGRGVAAVAKAFGAEVRYYSTSGKNANGDYEKVTLSRLLEESDIVSIHAPLNAATRGLIGHSELLIMKDGATLLNLGRGGIVDERALAAIIDAKPLYVGLDVLETEPMSAGHPLMEIEYKERLYITPHIAWTSVEARDALIAKVIDNIRTFVDA from the coding sequence ATGAAAATCGTTTTGCTCGATACCCTCACCTTCGGCGAGACGGACCTCGGCGGTTTTAACGCATTCGGCGAGGTCGAAGCCTTCGAGACGACGGCGCCGGAAGAGACGGCGGAGCGCATCGCAAACGCCGACGTTATCGTCACAAACAAGGTCGTTATCACCGAGGAGATGATGGCCGCGGTCCCGACGCTGAAACTGATCTGCGTGGCGGCGACGGGGACGAACAACGTCGATATTCCCGCCGCCGAAGCGCGCGGCATCGCCGTCAAAAACGTTGCAGGCTACTCGACCGATTCCGTTATCCAGCACACCTTCTCCATGCTCTTTTACCTCCTGGGCCACAGCCGTTACTACGACAGCTACGTCAAAAACGGCGACTGGGCGCGCAGTGAGGTTTTCACCCATGTCGGCCGCCCTTTCCACGAGATCAAGGGCAAGACCTGGGGGATCATCGGGCTGGGCGAGATCGGCCGGGGTGTCGCTGCCGTTGCCAAGGCCTTCGGGGCGGAGGTGCGCTACTACTCCACCTCCGGCAAAAATGCCAACGGCGACTATGAAAAAGTGACCCTGAGCCGCCTGCTCGAGGAGAGCGATATCGTCTCGATCCACGCGCCGCTCAACGCCGCGACCCGGGGGCTGATCGGCCACTCCGAGCTGCTCATCATGAAAGACGGGGCGACGCTGCTCAACCTCGGCCGCGGCGGGATCGTCGACGAGCGCGCCCTCGCGGCCATCATCGACGCCAAACCGCTCTATGTCGGCCTCGACGTCCTTGAAACAGAGCCGATGAGCGCGGGCCATCCGCTGATGGAAATAGAGTACAAAGAGCGCCTCTACATCACCCCGCACATCGCCTGGACCTCCGTCGAGGCGCGCGATGCGCTGATCGCCAAGGTCATTGACAACATCCGCACCTTCGTCGATGCCTGA
- a CDS encoding YajQ family cyclic di-GMP-binding protein: MAAKEHSFDISAKIDMQAFKDAIVQAEREVATRYDFKGLTADIDYSEKAKTLTLVSASDNKLEALEDIVIGKLLKRGLTSNVLDKQGVEDSSGGNRKTVFKVVDYIEAKEAKKIAAEIKNLKLKVTAQIEGDHIRVKGKQLDDLQKVIRAIRGMEWDAPLVFENMR, translated from the coding sequence ATGGCAGCGAAAGAGCACAGTTTCGATATTTCGGCCAAGATCGATATGCAGGCGTTCAAAGATGCTATTGTCCAGGCCGAGCGCGAGGTGGCGACCCGCTATGACTTCAAGGGGCTCACCGCCGATATCGACTACAGCGAAAAAGCCAAAACATTGACGTTAGTAAGCGCCAGCGACAACAAACTCGAGGCCCTGGAGGACATCGTCATCGGCAAACTGCTCAAACGGGGGCTGACGTCGAACGTCCTGGATAAGCAGGGCGTCGAGGATAGCAGCGGCGGTAACCGCAAAACGGTCTTCAAAGTCGTCGACTACATCGAGGCCAAAGAGGCGAAAAAGATCGCCGCCGAGATCAAGAACCTCAAACTGAAGGTGACGGCGCAGATCGAGGGGGATCACATCCGGGTCAAAGGCAAGCAGCTTGATGACCTCCAAAAGGTGATCCGTGCGATCCGCGGGATGGAGTGGGATGCTCCGCTCGTCTTTGAAAACATGCGCTGA
- a CDS encoding CDP-alcohol phosphatidyltransferase family protein, whose amino-acid sequence MKTPLWTIPNTLSLFRLACAPLLVLSGLAESAVPFFTILSLMLVSDALDGFLARLLHQTSVLGAKLDSYGDYATYMAVTLGAWLQWPERIEREAPVILLAVAVFILPAVASILKFKRFASYHTWITKLSAILMSLGIFALLVFDLSWPFYVAVAVLMLEAIENIAITLTLDAPETDIHSWWHLRKRR is encoded by the coding sequence ATGAAGACACCGCTATGGACCATCCCCAACACTCTCAGTCTCTTCCGTCTGGCCTGTGCCCCGCTTCTCGTTCTCTCGGGACTCGCGGAGAGTGCCGTCCCCTTCTTTACGATCCTCTCGCTTATGCTCGTTTCCGATGCCCTCGACGGCTTCCTGGCCCGCCTGCTCCACCAGACAAGCGTACTGGGGGCGAAGCTCGACAGCTACGGCGATTACGCCACCTATATGGCCGTCACCCTGGGAGCCTGGCTGCAGTGGCCCGAACGCATCGAGCGCGAGGCCCCCGTCATTCTCCTGGCCGTCGCCGTTTTTATCCTGCCCGCCGTGGCAAGCATCCTGAAATTCAAACGGTTTGCCAGCTACCACACCTGGATCACGAAACTCTCCGCCATACTGATGAGCCTCGGGATCTTCGCCCTGCTCGTCTTTGACCTCTCCTGGCCCTTTTACGTCGCCGTGGCAGTGCTTATGCTTGAAGCCATAGAAAATATCGCCATCACGCTGACTCTCGACGCCCCGGAGACGGACATCCACTCCTGGTGGCATCTGCGCAAACGGCGCTAG
- a CDS encoding AEC family transporter: protein MNSAIVSVLGIYLFIGVGYLAKRSFKEQIDERTITLLSVYFLQIFLTLWGLLKRPIDTTLLQTPLLYIGITLSLVAVTMFASRLLFADVKERSIATVAALIGNTGNLGIPLGIALFGEESVPYTTIINLANVFFVYTFGVYYYSRGNFSVRDSLLNIVKLPVLWAALVAIALNLGGYRPSGTVEETLTMGAYASMVMQLVLFGIYLYDTKITELNRVLIGWVNGLKFLAVPAVTYAILSLTNLPEMVKGILFMEMLMPLAVANVNLASLYDCRPKALTALVFITSVLFLGIIFAAMRYVPWLTI from the coding sequence ATGAATTCCGCCATCGTCTCGGTGCTGGGGATCTACCTCTTTATCGGCGTGGGCTACCTGGCCAAACGCAGTTTCAAAGAGCAGATCGACGAGCGCACCATCACCCTGCTCTCAGTCTACTTCCTGCAGATTTTTCTGACGCTGTGGGGGCTGCTCAAACGCCCCATAGACACGACGCTGCTGCAGACGCCGCTGCTCTACATCGGCATCACCCTCTCCCTCGTCGCCGTGACAATGTTCGCCTCGCGGCTGCTCTTTGCCGACGTGAAGGAGCGTTCCATCGCCACGGTCGCCGCGCTGATCGGCAATACGGGCAACCTCGGCATCCCGCTGGGCATTGCGCTCTTCGGCGAGGAGAGCGTCCCCTATACGACCATCATCAACCTCGCCAACGTCTTTTTCGTCTACACCTTCGGCGTCTACTACTACTCGCGCGGCAATTTCAGCGTACGTGATTCGCTGCTGAACATCGTCAAACTTCCCGTGCTTTGGGCCGCCCTCGTCGCCATCGCCCTGAACCTCGGCGGCTACCGCCCCTCCGGGACGGTCGAGGAGACGCTAACGATGGGTGCCTACGCGTCGATGGTGATGCAGCTCGTGCTGTTCGGCATCTACCTCTACGACACGAAGATCACCGAACTCAACCGCGTGCTGATCGGCTGGGTGAACGGCCTGAAGTTCCTCGCCGTCCCCGCCGTCACCTACGCCATTTTGTCGCTGACGAACCTGCCCGAAATGGTCAAAGGCATCCTCTTCATGGAGATGCTGATGCCCCTCGCCGTCGCCAACGTCAACCTGGCATCGCTGTACGACTGCCGCCCCAAGGCATTGACGGCCCTCGTCTTCATCACCTCCGTCCTCTTCCTGGGGATCATCTTCGCCGCCATGCGCTACGTGCCGTGGCTGACCATCTGA